A genomic segment from Triticum dicoccoides isolate Atlit2015 ecotype Zavitan chromosome 1A, WEW_v2.0, whole genome shotgun sequence encodes:
- the LOC119286411 gene encoding protein FAR1-RELATED SEQUENCE 5-like, whose protein sequence is MDGYAIISSDQEQPVIGADWSSGALSDELEIHANSADLSLQLAEEQSQLHDILAISEMPINDTGSGSDSDGSSGNETDKEPGKYYYPGFEELVNPRPPEVGMRFPTLEDATRYYSAHALLSGFVAIRGPNFMRKKFHVECNRSRKLAPSQDLKRKREVYSVNKAQCEARAVVKPVKGQWEFTSVRSEHNHPLCPSPSLTKFFLSCKHMSAEEKSFLRALQQSSIHPKKAMKIFKRMRGILGSLPFNTKDANTSQCAEQQGKPNSDVETTVKHLKELELQNPCVSITMQTDEDSIVRSLFWTDARSRLDYEIFGDVLSFDTTYSTISHNMLFTSISGMNEHGRTLVFGYALLQDRKAETFKWMFQTFLHVMGGKMPRAIITDQDEAIAKAISEVMPQVKLRFCKFHVMRKAREKLGGFIAARGDINSELHALVNNSLTETEFEEGWAALIERYSASGNEYLQLLWETRKEWVPVYFKEDFYPFVEMTGCCEGSNLLFRDYVLPKDRIEKFLERYEDVQERILETDDEDRLQSRTEPSCFSMQPIEKHAARIYTRQIFLKVQRELLHSTAFNVQEIQMGTVYRLEKVSAYENPEFDRNSFELLVEPSTNAIKCECAKFTRDGIPCCHIFRLFTQFGVNEIPGQYIVPRWTAKFKEEQMKQYREKCLDSRGTDQSENTMRYAMLLSKVADIGKEICGDGSKCDKFRLELEAIQGKTGNGGMRNT, encoded by the exons ATGGATGGATACGCAATCATCTCCTCTGATCAG GAACAACCAGTAATCGGTGCAGATTGGAGTTCAGGGGCACTGTCAGATGAACTGGAGATACATGCAAACTCGGCAGACCTTTCACTGCAGCTTGCTGAAGAACAAAGCCAGTTACATGATATTCTGGCAATCAGTGAAATGCCAATCAATGACACAGGCAGTGGAAGTGATTCAGACGGCAGCTCTGGGAATGAGACGGATAAAGAACCAGGGAAGTACTACTATCCTGGTTTTGAGGAGTTGGTTAATCCAAGGCCACCAGAAGTTGGAATGAGATTCCCAACCCTTGAAGATGCGACCCGATACTATAGTGCGCATGCTCTCCTGTCTGGTTTTGTGGCAATTAGGGGACCAAATTTTATGAGAAAGAAGTTCCACGTGGAATGCAACCGGAGCCGCAAATTGGCGCCATCTCAGGACCTGAAGAGGAAGAGGGAAGTATATTCTGTGAATAAGGCACAGTGTGAGGCAAGGGCGGTCGTGAAGCCTGTTAAGGGGCAATGGGAGTTCACATCAGTTCGGAGTGAGCACAACCATCCGTTATGCCCAAGCCCCTCACTCACAAAATTCTTCCTTAGCTGCAAACACATGTCAGCTGAAGAAAAATCGTTTTTAAGAGCTCTGCAACAAAGTAGTATACATCCCAAGAAAGCTATGAAGATCTTCAAGAGAATGAGAGGTATTTTGGGGAGCTTACCATTCAACACAAAAGATGCGAATACGTCACAGTGTGCAGAACAACAGGGAAAACCAAACTCGGACGTAGAAACAacagtgaagcatttgaaggaactggaGCTGCAAAACCCATGTGTTTCCATCACCATGCAAACAGATGAAGATAGCATAGTTAGGAGTCTTTTCTGGACTGATGCGAGGTCGAGGCTTGATTATGAGATCTTCGGAGATGTCTTATCATTTGATACCACCTATAGCACAATTAGTCACAATATGCTTTTCACTTCTATTAGTGGAATGAATGAGCATGGAAGAACTCTCGTGTTTGGATACGCCTTGCTACAGGATCGGAAAGCTGAAACCTTCAAATGGATGTTCCAAACATTCCTCCATGTAATGGGAGGGAAAATGCCAAGAGCAATCATAACAGACCAGGATGAAGCTATAGCAAAAGCAATTTCGGAGGTTATGCCACAAGTAAAGCTCAGGTTCTGTAAGTTCCATGTAATGAGGAAAGCACGGGAAAAGCTTGGAGGTTTCatagcagcaagaggtgacataaaTTCAGAGTTGCATGCCCTAGTTAACAACTCTCTGACAGAAACAGAATTTGAGGAAGGATGGGCTGCGCTGATTGAGAGATACAGTGCAAGTGGAAATGAGTACCTACAACTCTTGTGGGAAACAAGGAAAGAGTGGGTGCCTGTTTATTTCAAAGAAGATTTCTATCCATTTGTGGAAATGACTGGATGTTGTGAGGGGTCAAACTTATTATTCAGGGACTATGTGCTTCCTAAGGACAGAATAGAGAAGTTTCTTGAAAGATATGAAGACGTGCAAGAGAGGATACTGGAAACGGATGATGAAGATAGGCTGCAATCAAGAACTGAACCTTCATGTTTCTCAATGCAACCAATAGAAAAGCATGCAGCACGCATTTACACAAGGCAGATATTTCTGAAAGTGCAGAGGGAGCTACTCCATTCTACAGCATTCAACGTGCAGGAGATACAGATGGGGACAGTGTACAGGCTGGAAAAGGTGTCTGCCTACGAGAACCCAGAATTTGACAGAAATTCCTTCGAGCTGTTAGTTGAACCCAGCACCAATGCAATCAAATGCGAATGTGCAAAGTTCACTAGGGATGGTATACCGTGCTGCCACATATTCAGACTTTTCACACAGTTTGGGGTCAACGAAATACCAGGGCAATACATAGTGCCCAGGTGGACTGCCAAATTTAAAGAAGAGCAGATGAAACAGTACAGGGAGAAATGCTTGGACAGCCGTGGCACAGACCAATCAGAAAATACCATGAGGTATGCAATGCTGCTGAGTAAAGTAGCTGACATTGGCAAAGAAATATGCGGTGATGGCTCGAAATGCGATAAATTCAGGCTGGAACTGGAAGCGATTCAGGGGAAAACTGGAAACGGCGGCATGAGAAATACCTGA